The Polyodon spathula isolate WHYD16114869_AA chromosome 45, ASM1765450v1, whole genome shotgun sequence region agcagtctgtattgaatctgtattgtctgtgtcagtgtctatAGCAGTCTGTATTGAATCTGTATTGTCTGTCAGTGTCTATAGCAGTCTGTATTGAATCTGTATTGTCTGTCAGTGTCTATAGCAGTCTGTATTGAATCTGTATTGTCTGTCAGTGTCTATAGCAGTCTGTATTGAATCTGTATTGTCCCTGTTCAGTTTCTCCGTTTCTCCCCTCGTACCTTTTCGGATGTTCCCGTCCGGAGTGCGGAACTCCCCGGTGCTGAGCAGGAAGCAGGCGCGGTCGTGTGCATAGCGCTCCCCTGTCCCGCCCCCTCCCCGTCCCGCGGCGGGAGTGATAGGGGACTTCTCCTCCGGGGACAGCGCCTGGTCGATCGTGGGACAGTCCTCGTTAGCCAGGGCTGCATTTGCTGCATCTCCGTTCTGCTTTGAGTCTGAAACGCAGAGAGAAGGTGGGGGGCTGTGACAGGACtacggctcccagcatgcctctgcacctgtGGCCATGGTGgaggatgctgggagctgtagttctttatgctaTGGTCACTTATCACaagcgatacagacctctattacgaCACATCGTGTAGAGAATCGGTCcagccctggctataggactacagctaCCAGCATGCTTCAGCTCCTGCAGCCATGGtaaggcatgctgggagctgtagttctttaacacCAAGCTCTGTTGTGGTCTTGAATCTGCAAACACTTACAGGATATTCAAAATCAGGGTTATCtaactttaaaatccattctctcacctcttatcagctttattaacaggatcactgacccctttaaaggagcgctgaccatctttaaaatccattctctcacctcttattagctttattaacaggatcactggcccgtCGATGGCCTTGACAGTCTTGAAATTGATTATGTGACCTGTTTCACTGCTCCCCTCATCCCtccctgctgctctgcccctctCTGAGCCTCACCTGGGTACAGcacactgtctctgagcctcacCTGGGTACAGcacactgtctctgagcctcacCTGGGTGCAGCTCAGTTATGAGTGGTTTGGCATTTCATGGCTTTTGTGCTTAtatcaaaacaatttttaaacaaggtttatatatatatatataagatcaaatccttcacacacaaacacacacacacacacacacacacacacaatacatgtatGTATGCGTGTGACCCTGGCAcagtgcgtctctctctctctctctctctctctctctctctctctctctctctctctctctctctctctctctctctctctctctctctctctctctctctctctctctctctctctctctctctcctctctctctctctcctcctctctctctttctccctctcacCTGCACGGTTGATCTCAATGATTTCCTCCTGTGCTAGCGGACAGTCCCCCCCCAGTCCCTGCTGTCCCAGGATGCTCTGGGGCGAGGTCCCGAGGGCGGCCGCGTCAGGCTTGCAGTAATTGGGGGATCCCGGCTGGGGGGGGCGAGGGAtgtgcttgttcttttttttcggGAGCTTCTGCTTGGCCATCGCTAGAGAGTAATACATGCCGAAATTGTTGACGATGACCGGGACGGGCATCGCGATGGTCAACACCCCGGCCAGGGCACACAGCGCCCCCACCAGCATCCCGGACCACGTCACGGGGTACATGTCCCCGTAGCCCAGCGTCGTCATGGTGACCACGGCCCACCAGAACCCGATGGGAATGTTCTTGAAGTTGGTGTGGGCGCTGCCAGTCAGGTCCGCCGGGTCGGCGCCGATCCGCTCGGCGTAGTAGATCATGGTGGCGAAGATGAGGACCCCCAGCGCCAGGAAGATGATCAGGAGCAGGAACTCATTGGTGGAAGCCCTCAAGGTGTGCCCCAGGACCCTCAGCCCCACGAAATGGCGGGTGAGCTTAAAGATTCGCAGGATCCTCACGAAACGGACCACCCTGAGGAAGCCCAGGACGTCCTTGGCTGCCTTGGACGACAGGCCGCTCAGCCCCACCTCCAGGTAGAAGGGCAGGATGGCGATGAAGTCAATGAGGTTCAGGGAGCTCTTGATGAAGTCCATTTTGTCCGGGCAGAAGGCGATGCGGGCCAGGAACTCCAGCGTGAACCAGATGACGCAGACGCCTTCCACATAGGTGAGCCACGTGTCCGTCACCACCTCAAACACCACCTCCTGGCGGGTCACGTTGCCCACGGTGACGTTCTCCGTGCGGTTCACCACCGAGTTGAATGCCTCGTGGGTCTCCAAGCAGAACGTGGTGATGGAAATGAGGATGAAGAAGAGGGAGCCGAACGCCACGTACTGAGAGGGGGAGAGGGCAGAGGGGAGGAGGaaagggtgagggagaggggtgaggaggggAGGTGagagggaggagatgaggggagttggggaggggagaggggagagggagaggagggagtggGAAGGAGGAGGTGAGGGGTTaggggagaaggagagaggaagggagagggggAGTGGAGGGAGGGAAAGAGGAATGGGGATAGGTAGGGtaagggagaggggaggagagggaaagAGGGGTAGAGGAGTGGGAAGGAGCGAGGAagatggagggagggatggagggaaaGAAAAAAGTTAGATTAAAATGATTAG contains the following coding sequences:
- the LOC121305931 gene encoding potassium voltage-gated channel subfamily C member 1-like isoform X3 encodes the protein MISSVCVSTFRARKTNSGAPSKTCIKAEMGPQLDSDKIVINCGGVRHETYRSTLKTLPGTRLSWLTEPDAFSNFDYDPKSDEFFFDRHPSAFSYILNYYRTGKLHCPNDVCGPLFEEELAFWGIDETDVEACCWMNYHQHRDAEEALDSFEAPEPEEEDELTGGADGDLKRLCLQENGRKLGWWKRYRPKIWALFEDPYSSKYARYVAFGSLFFILISITTFCLETHEAFNSVVNRTENVTVGNVTRQEVVFEVVTDTWLTYVEGVCVIWFTLEFLARIAFCPDKMDFIKSSLNLIDFIAILPFYLEVGLSGLSSKAAKDVLGFLRVVRFVRILRIFKLTRHFVGLRVLGHTLRASTNEFLLLIIFLALGVLIFATMIYYAERIGADPADLTGSAHTNFKNIPIGFWWAVVTMTTLGYGDMYPVTWSGMLVGALCALAGVLTIAMPVPVIVNNFGMYYSLAMAKQKLPKKKNKHIPRPPQPGSPNYCKPDAAALGTSPQSILGQQGLGGDCPLAQEEIIEINRADSKQNGDAANAALANEDCPTIDQALSPEEKSPITPAAGRGGGGTGERYAHDRACFLLSTGEFRTPDGNIRKGSMPAPRSVTKV
- the LOC121305931 gene encoding potassium voltage-gated channel subfamily C member 1-like isoform X1, with product MISSVCVSTFRARKTNSGAPSKTCIKAEMGPQLDSDKIVINCGGVRHETYRSTLKTLPGTRLSWLTEPDAFSNFDYDPKSDEFFFDRHPSAFSYILNYYRTGKLHCPNDVCGPLFEEELAFWGIDETDVEACCWMNYHQHRDAEEALDSFEAPEPEEEDELTGGADGDLKRLCLQENGRKLGWWKRYRPKIWALFEDPYSSKYARYVAFGSLFFILISITTFCLETHEAFNSVVNRTENVTVGNVTRQEVVFEVVTDTWLTYVEGVCVIWFTLEFLARIAFCPDKMDFIKSSLNLIDFIAILPFYLEVGLSGLSSKAAKDVLGFLRVVRFVRILRIFKLTRHFVGLRVLGHTLRASTNEFLLLIIFLALGVLIFATMIYYAERIGADPADLTGSAHTNFKNIPIGFWWAVVTMTTLGYGDMYPVTWSGMLVGALCALAGVLTIAMPVPVIVNNFGMYYSLAMAKQKLPKKKNKHIPRPPQPGSPNYCKPDAAALGTSPQSILGQQGLGGDCPLAQEEIIEINRADSKQNGDAANAALANEDCPTIDQALSPEEKSPITPAAGRGGGGTGERYAHDRACFLLSTGEFRTPDGNIRKGENSCPAPPSTEEWFKQDGAFLHDLNANSAASWIKS
- the LOC121305931 gene encoding potassium voltage-gated channel subfamily C member 1-like isoform X2; this encodes MISSVCVSTFRARKTNSGAPSKTCIKAEMGPQLDSDKIVINCGGVRHETYRSTLKTLPGTRLSWLTEPDAFSNFDYDPKSDEFFFDRHPSAFSYILNYYRTGKLHCPNDVCGPLFEEELAFWGIDETDVEACCWMNYHQHRDAEEALDSFEAPEPEEEDELTGGADGDLKRLCLQENGRKLGWWKRYRPKIWALFEDPYSSKYARYVAFGSLFFILISITTFCLETHEAFNSVVNRTENVTVGNVTRQEVVFEVVTDTWLTYVEGVCVIWFTLEFLARIAFCPDKMDFIKSSLNLIDFIAILPFYLEVGLSGLSSKAAKDVLGFLRVVRFVRILRIFKLTRHFVGLRVLGHTLRASTNEFLLLIIFLALGVLIFATMIYYAERIGADPADLTGSAHTNFKNIPIGFWWAVVTMTTLGYGDMYPVTWSGMLVGALCALAGVLTIAMPVPVIVNNFGMYYSLAMAKQKLPKKKNKHIPRPPQPGSPNYCKPDAAALGTSPQSILGQQGLGGDCPLAQEEIIEINRADSKQNGDAANAALANEDCPTIDQALSPEEKSPITPAAGRGGGGTGERYAHDRACFLLSTGEFRTPDGNIRKENHADSPVLVRYLQAEAVTVT
- the LOC121305931 gene encoding potassium voltage-gated channel subfamily C member 1-like isoform X4; translation: MISSVCVSTFRARKTNSGAPSKTCIKAEMGPQLDSDKIVINCGGVRHETYRSTLKTLPGTRLSWLTEPDAFSNFDYDPKSDEFFFDRHPSAFSYILNYYRTGKLHCPNDVCGPLFEEELAFWGIDETDVEACCWMNYHQHRDAEEALDSFEAPEPEEEDELTGGADGDLKRLCLQENGRKLGWWKRYRPKIWALFEDPYSSKYARYVAFGSLFFILISITTFCLETHEAFNSVVNRTENVTVGNVTRQEVVFEVVTDTWLTYVEGVCVIWFTLEFLARIAFCPDKMDFIKSSLNLIDFIAILPFYLEVGLSGLSSKAAKDVLGFLRVVRFVRILRIFKLTRHFVGLRVLGHTLRASTNEFLLLIIFLALGVLIFATMIYYAERIGADPADLTGSAHTNFKNIPIGFWWAVVTMTTLGYGDMYPVTWSGMLVGALCALAGVLTIAMPVPVIVNNFGMYYSLAMAKQKLPKKKNKHIPRPPQPGSPNYCKPDAAALGTSPQSILGQQGLGGDCPLAQEEIIEINRADSKQNGDAANAALANEDCPTIDQALSPEEKSPITPAAGRGGGGTGERYAHDRACFLLSTGEFRTPDGNIRKANGNYERD